From a single Phaenicophaeus curvirostris isolate KB17595 chromosome 8, BPBGC_Pcur_1.0, whole genome shotgun sequence genomic region:
- the MMACHC gene encoding cyanocobalamin reductase / alkylcobalamin dealkylase isoform X1 yields MERRVREQLRGALGPRGFEAHAFKVGWYNAVLQPAFHLPYPDDTLAFVILSTPSMFDKALKPFVNKERLKIIRDPVDQCVSHHLSSVKEKFPDQRVDIMYDYEILPSRKPRFLAQTAAHVSGAAYYYQRTDVKLDPWGNKKIYGVCVHPKYGGWFAIRALLLFPDIQVPFLEQPAPVDCVSTEEKRIELLEQFNFHWKDGRYRDIIEVKERYSEEQKTYFATPPAERFKLLGLTQ; encoded by the exons ATGGAGCGGCGCGTGCGGGAGCAGCTCCGCGGCGCCCTGGGCCCCCGCGGGTTCGAGGCGCACGCCTTCAAG GTTGGGTGGTACaatgctgttctccagccagcCTTTCATCTCCCCTACCCGGACGACACCCTGGCCTTCGTGATCCTCAGCACACCTTCAATGTTTGACAAAGCCCTTAAACCTTTTGTGAACAAAGAACGGTTAAAAATAATCCGGGATCCCGTGGATCAGTGTGTTTCTCATCATTTGTCAAGTGTGAAGGAG aaattcCCTGACCAGAGGGTAGATATCATGTACGATTACGAGATCCTGCCAAGCCGAAAGCCCAGGTTCTTGGCGCAGACAGCTGCCCATGTTTCTGGAGCTGCGTATTACTACCAAAGGACAGATGTGAAGCTTGATCCTTGGGGGAACAAG aagATCTATGGCGTATGTGTCCATCCCAAGTATGGTGGTTGGTTTGCTATCCGAGCACTCCTCCTGTTCCCAGATATTCAGGTCCCATTCCTGGAACAGCCTGCTCCTGTTGACTGTGtgagcacagaggaaaaaagaatcgAGCTGCTGGAGCAATTCAATTTCCACTGGAAGGACGGCCGCTACCGGGACATCATTGAAGTGAAGGAAAGGTATTCGGAGGAGCAAAAAACCTACTTTGCCACTCCTCCAGCAGAGAGATTCAAACTGCTAGGGCTGACCCAATAA
- the MMACHC gene encoding cyanocobalamin reductase / alkylcobalamin dealkylase isoform X2, with the protein MERRVREQLRGALGPRGFEAHAFKVGWYNAVLQPAFHLPYPDDTLAFVILSTPSMFDKALKPFVNKERLKIIRDPVDQCVSHHLSSVKEKFPDQRVDIMYDYEILPSRKPRFLAQTAAHVSGAAYYYQRTDVKLDPWGNKIYGVCVHPKYGGWFAIRALLLFPDIQVPFLEQPAPVDCVSTEEKRIELLEQFNFHWKDGRYRDIIEVKERYSEEQKTYFATPPAERFKLLGLTQ; encoded by the exons ATGGAGCGGCGCGTGCGGGAGCAGCTCCGCGGCGCCCTGGGCCCCCGCGGGTTCGAGGCGCACGCCTTCAAG GTTGGGTGGTACaatgctgttctccagccagcCTTTCATCTCCCCTACCCGGACGACACCCTGGCCTTCGTGATCCTCAGCACACCTTCAATGTTTGACAAAGCCCTTAAACCTTTTGTGAACAAAGAACGGTTAAAAATAATCCGGGATCCCGTGGATCAGTGTGTTTCTCATCATTTGTCAAGTGTGAAGGAG aaattcCCTGACCAGAGGGTAGATATCATGTACGATTACGAGATCCTGCCAAGCCGAAAGCCCAGGTTCTTGGCGCAGACAGCTGCCCATGTTTCTGGAGCTGCGTATTACTACCAAAGGACAGATGTGAAGCTTGATCCTTGGGGGAACAAG ATCTATGGCGTATGTGTCCATCCCAAGTATGGTGGTTGGTTTGCTATCCGAGCACTCCTCCTGTTCCCAGATATTCAGGTCCCATTCCTGGAACAGCCTGCTCCTGTTGACTGTGtgagcacagaggaaaaaagaatcgAGCTGCTGGAGCAATTCAATTTCCACTGGAAGGACGGCCGCTACCGGGACATCATTGAAGTGAAGGAAAGGTATTCGGAGGAGCAAAAAACCTACTTTGCCACTCCTCCAGCAGAGAGATTCAAACTGCTAGGGCTGACCCAATAA